The sequence CAACTCGCCCCCGAGGCGCAGGATGCGCTGGGCGCTCGGATTCTCACCGCGCACCTTCCCACGATCCGCGACCTGACACCCCCGCGTGTGCCCGTAACGCTCCAGGACGCACAGCACGACGCGCGGCTGGCTCCTCTGCACGACGTGCTTCGGCGCGCAGGCATCCGCACCCTTATCCTGGCGCCCATGGAGGCGCACGGGCGGCTGTACGGCCTCCTTGCGCTGGACGGCACGGATCGCGCGCCCCTGGGCGACGCCGAGGCCGACCTTCTGGCGTCCATCGCCGACTACGGGGCGCTGGCGCTGGAATCGGCCGAACTGTACGCCGAGACCGTTGCGCGCCAGCGCCTGGCCGAGTCGCTGCGGGAGGTGGGCCTGGCGCTGGCCAGCACGCTGGATTACGATGAGATTCTGGATAGCGTCCTGGACGGCCTGGCGCGCGTGATCCAGTGCGAGGCGGTCAACATCCAACTGGTCCAGGGTGGCCAGGCGCGCATCATTCGCGGCCGAGGATACGAACAATTCGGCGTCGCCGACATGGAAGCGTTAGCATTGCCGCTGGATCAGGCACCGCTGCCCCGCCAGATGATGGAGACGCGACGTCCGGTGGTCGTGCGCGACGTACTGGCCGAGCCGCGCTGGTTCGCGCCGGCGGCGTGGCGGGGCAAGCCGCCGTTATGCCGCTCGTGGATGGGCGCGCCCATCGTCGTGCGCGACAGGGTCATCGGGTTTGTCAACGCCGACAGCGCGCAGCCCAATGCCTACAGCGAGCGCGACGCCGAGACGCTGGCCCTCTTCGCGGCGCAGGCTGGCGCGGCGCTGGAGAATGCCCGCCTGTACGCCGAGGCCCAGGAGCAACGCACCATCGCCGAGGCCTTGCGCCAGGCCGCGCTCGCGCTGAGCAGTAGCCTCAACGCCGAGGAGATTTTGGACCAGATACTGGTGCTCCTGGAGCGCGTGGTGCCCTACGATGCCGCCAACATTCAGACAATCCGCGATGGGCGCGTGGTACTGGCGCGGCTGCGCGGCTACGAGCGCATCGGCCCCGACGCCGAGCGCGCCGCCCGCGAAGCCTTCTTCGTGGCGCGTGATGTGCCCAACCTACGCCGTATGTTGGACACCGGCAGGCCGCACGTCATCCCCGACACCTGGAGCGATCCCAGTTGGATCAGGTCGCCCGGCCTGGAATGGATTCGCTCCTGGGCTGCTGCGCCCATCGTCGTGCAGGATGTCGTCGCCGGATTCATCAACGTGGACAGCGCCACCCCAGGGCAATACGGTCCGCAACACGCCGCCATACTGGAAGGTTTCGCCCGACACGCGGCCGGCGCGCTCCGCAACGCCTACCTCTACGAGCAGTCGCAGCGCCAACTGCGCGAACTGACCGCCATCTATCGGGTGGGCCAGCGGTTGCAACAGTTGCAGCCGGCCATCGCCCTGGCCCAGGAAGCGATTGACGCGCTGTCGGATATCATCGGCTACGAGCACGGCGGCGTGATGCTCTTGGACGAGCAGACCGGCATCCTGGACACCGTGGCCCTCATAGAGCGCGGGACGGACGCGTCGGAGATAGAGGCCGAGAAAGAGCGCGTGCGGGCCTTTGACATCCGGCTGGGCCGCGGCATCACGGGCTGGGTGGCCCAAACGGGCGAGTCGCTCCGCGTGGACGATGTGCGGCAGGACCCCCGCTACATCGCCGTGCGCGGGGAGATGATGTCCGAACTCTGCGTCCCCATGAAGATCGGCGACCGCGTCATCGGCGTTGTCAACGTGGAGTCGGTGCGCCCGAATGCGTACTCCGAGGCCGACCAGCGCCTGCTGGAGACGGTGGCCGCGCAACTGGCCATCGCCATTCAGAACGCCCGCCTGTACGAGGACCTGCAGCGGGCCTACGAGCAACTGAAGGTGAGCCAGGATGAGGCGACGCGCGCCGAGCGGCTGCGCGCCCTGGGTCAGATGGCATCGGGCATCGCCCACGACTTCAACAACGTCCTGACGCCCGTGCTGGGCTACCTGGAACTGGCGCTGGAGAATCCCGCCATGCCCGACGATATCCGCGCTGACGTGGAACGGGCGCGCCGCGGGGCGCTGGCCGCCAGCAGCATCGTGGCCCGCCTGCGCGAGTTCTACCGCCCCCGCGACGCCGCCGAATCCTTCACGCCGGTGGACCTCAACCGCGTGATCGGCGAGGCCGTGGACCTGACCCGCCCGCGCTGGCGCGACATCCCGCAGGAGCAGGGCATCGTCATTGACATGCGCCTGGAACTGGGGCCTTCGCCGCGCGTTCAGGGCGACGCCGCCTCGCTCCGCGACCTGCTCACCAACCTCATCGCCAACGCCGTGGACGCCATGCCCAACGGCGGCACCATCACCATCGGGACAAAGACCGAAGGCGACCACGTGGTGCTGTCGGTAACCGATACGGGTGTGGGCATGACCGACGAAGTGCGTCGCCGCGCCTTTGAGCCGTTTTTCAGCACCAAGGGCAGCCGGGGGACCGGCCTGGGCCTCTCCATCTGCTATGGCATCGTCCAGCGACATGGCGGCGACATTGACCTGCAGAGCACGCCGGGCAGGGGGACCACTGTGCTCGTGCGGCTGCCCATCAGCGCCGAGACGCTGCCGCTCGGCCAAGAGGAATCGCTGCCGGTGCTGCCGCCTCTCACCATCCTGCTGGTGGACGACGAGGAGTCGGTGCGGGGGGTCATCGGGCGGATGCTGACACGCGCCGGCCATAAGGTGATCACGGTGGGCGGGGGGCAAGAGGCGATTCACGAGATTCAGGCGCGCCGTCCCGGGGAGATAGACGTGGTCATCACCGACCTGGGCATGCCCCGCGTTACAGGCCGCGAGGTGGCCGCCGCCGCCAAG comes from Chloroflexota bacterium and encodes:
- a CDS encoding GAF domain-containing protein, with amino-acid sequence MALSVAYFGSVLGADPERRFLIGGVFLALLPPALLMAYILEGIRDARSVLTSLITTLVGFTLVWMLGITLSLALGNRPLEAAPLDAVWLLGVSAVLAESVGLVAVIPAYALLRQQLRLPEGWAVAATLALNPVIAAAVLLAGSLFYPQSSPHYGTLGVSLAARILVGLYVTPGLLVFLRRYAIRLPEASAGDVLTQLTVARRSLEEVEARHHALFAAAPDVIILFDQDGIIRDCNLQAEQQLGYGPGQLVGTPVWRIWEHGTSEREAEGRVRAWLKTIAGGGVTQLEGVARRADGSTVPMDINLTRIAGPTSGFLVVAHDLSRQQRDRMRLEAQVSELNTLAEVAHLASSAKDMPSLLKIVADRVADLVGADSCYVTLWDEERQEMRLAASSGASHEAVRQTAPVPEAERPTLTWKVLSSGHPMVVHDFTRSPYFKADLVLGAPIQSAAAFPLIAEGRKLGALIIGYFQHHAFSPDEMNALERMANLVALSIGRMRLLEQTQERLRHALVLNRLAQRVASTLEVRDILQALAEEAIAALGVRQGVAAEHDPDRAVLVLAAGQLAPEAQDALGARILTAHLPTIRDLTPPRVPVTLQDAQHDARLAPLHDVLRRAGIRTLILAPMEAHGRLYGLLALDGTDRAPLGDAEADLLASIADYGALALESAELYAETVARQRLAESLREVGLALASTLDYDEILDSVLDGLARVIQCEAVNIQLVQGGQARIIRGRGYEQFGVADMEALALPLDQAPLPRQMMETRRPVVVRDVLAEPRWFAPAAWRGKPPLCRSWMGAPIVVRDRVIGFVNADSAQPNAYSERDAETLALFAAQAGAALENARLYAEAQEQRTIAEALRQAALALSSSLNAEEILDQILVLLERVVPYDAANIQTIRDGRVVLARLRGYERIGPDAERAAREAFFVARDVPNLRRMLDTGRPHVIPDTWSDPSWIRSPGLEWIRSWAAAPIVVQDVVAGFINVDSATPGQYGPQHAAILEGFARHAAGALRNAYLYEQSQRQLRELTAIYRVGQRLQQLQPAIALAQEAIDALSDIIGYEHGGVMLLDEQTGILDTVALIERGTDASEIEAEKERVRAFDIRLGRGITGWVAQTGESLRVDDVRQDPRYIAVRGEMMSELCVPMKIGDRVIGVVNVESVRPNAYSEADQRLLETVAAQLAIAIQNARLYEDLQRAYEQLKVSQDEATRAERLRALGQMASGIAHDFNNVLTPVLGYLELALENPAMPDDIRADVERARRGALAASSIVARLREFYRPRDAAESFTPVDLNRVIGEAVDLTRPRWRDIPQEQGIVIDMRLELGPSPRVQGDAASLRDLLTNLIANAVDAMPNGGTITIGTKTEGDHVVLSVTDTGVGMTDEVRRRAFEPFFSTKGSRGTGLGLSICYGIVQRHGGDIDLQSTPGRGTTVLVRLPISAETLPLGQEESLPVLPPLTILLVDDEESVRGVIGRMLTRAGHKVITVGGGQEAIHEIQARRPGEIDVVITDLGMPRVTGREVAAAAKAHAPQMPVILLTGWGGKTGHELDVPKDVDHILTKPVQSGDLHRALARVLGLLRGDN